From Micromonospora nigra, one genomic window encodes:
- a CDS encoding alpha-glucuronidase → MLTDGPPPGVHAAWLPAEAFHAVGSRRVMVHGAGSLVDTVREEVVAACARHGGRLGGRGRGADLVLALRGVGPPPVPAARAALARAQGVAGDGLGGEGFLLVRADGVTVVLADAPAGLLYGLFYVVRLGEAAFTGDLPVARHRPATALRMLDHWDNVDVHPVMGQVERGYAGGSIFWRAGAARGDTARVRAYGRLLAACGVNAVAVNNVNVHATEARLLTDRLGEVAAIADVLRPYGVRVHLSVGFASSVALGGLPTADPADERVRAWWAATTRAVYALIPDFGGYVVKADSEGQPGPFAYGRDHADGANVLAEALAPHGGVVHWRAFVYDHRQDWRDRSTDRARAAYDHFAPLDGRFRDNVVLQVKCGPIDFQAREPVSPVIAAMPATRVAVEVQVTQEYTGQQRHVCYLGPCWSEVLRFAPWGPDGPTVAAITARGGLVGVSNVGDDPFWTGHPLAQANLYAFGRLAWDPTLAPRTVLDEWISLTFPPGTTAHPALVRRTLHEVMDDSWRTYERYTAPLGVGFMVRPGDHYGPDVDGYEYTPWGTYHFADRDGVGVDRTRATGTGFTGQYPEPWREVYESRERCPDELLLFFHHVPYGHVLHSGSTVIQHIYDTHFAGVAEVEATCRRWRRLSGLVDPVLHARVTERLAEQVRCAREWRDQVNAYFHRKSGVPDAGGRQIH, encoded by the coding sequence GTGCTGACCGACGGTCCGCCGCCGGGGGTGCACGCCGCCTGGCTACCGGCGGAGGCGTTCCACGCCGTCGGGTCGCGCCGGGTCATGGTGCACGGCGCCGGATCGCTGGTGGACACCGTCCGCGAGGAGGTCGTCGCGGCCTGCGCGCGCCACGGTGGCCGGCTCGGGGGCCGGGGCCGCGGGGCGGACCTGGTGCTCGCGCTGCGCGGCGTCGGCCCGCCCCCCGTGCCGGCGGCGCGGGCCGCGCTGGCTCGGGCGCAGGGCGTGGCCGGCGACGGGCTGGGTGGGGAGGGCTTCCTGCTGGTCCGCGCCGACGGGGTCACGGTGGTCCTCGCCGACGCCCCGGCCGGCCTGCTGTACGGGCTGTTCTACGTGGTCCGCCTCGGCGAGGCGGCCTTCACGGGGGACCTGCCGGTGGCCCGGCACCGGCCGGCGACGGCGCTGCGGATGCTGGACCACTGGGACAACGTGGACGTCCACCCGGTGATGGGGCAGGTGGAGCGGGGCTACGCCGGCGGATCGATCTTCTGGCGGGCCGGGGCGGCGCGCGGCGACACCGCGCGGGTGCGCGCGTACGGCCGGCTGTTGGCTGCCTGCGGGGTCAACGCGGTGGCGGTCAACAACGTCAACGTGCACGCCACGGAGGCCCGGCTGCTGACCGACCGGCTCGGCGAGGTGGCCGCGATCGCGGACGTGCTGCGCCCCTACGGGGTGCGGGTGCACCTGTCCGTCGGCTTCGCCTCTTCCGTCGCCCTCGGTGGCCTGCCGACGGCCGACCCGGCCGACGAGCGGGTGCGGGCATGGTGGGCGGCCACCACCCGGGCGGTGTACGCGCTGATCCCCGACTTCGGCGGGTACGTGGTGAAGGCCGACTCGGAGGGGCAGCCGGGTCCGTTCGCGTACGGGCGGGACCACGCCGACGGGGCGAACGTACTGGCCGAGGCGCTCGCCCCGCACGGGGGTGTGGTGCACTGGCGGGCCTTCGTCTACGACCACCGGCAGGACTGGCGGGACCGGTCCACCGACCGGGCGCGGGCCGCCTACGACCACTTCGCGCCGTTGGACGGGCGGTTCCGGGACAACGTGGTGCTCCAGGTGAAGTGCGGGCCGATCGACTTCCAGGCGCGGGAGCCGGTGTCGCCGGTGATCGCGGCCATGCCGGCCACCCGGGTGGCGGTGGAGGTCCAGGTGACCCAGGAGTACACCGGGCAGCAGCGGCACGTGTGCTACCTGGGTCCCTGTTGGAGTGAGGTGCTCCGGTTCGCGCCATGGGGGCCGGACGGGCCCACCGTCGCCGCGATCACGGCCCGGGGCGGGCTGGTGGGGGTGTCCAACGTGGGCGACGACCCGTTCTGGACCGGCCACCCACTGGCGCAGGCCAACCTCTACGCGTTCGGTCGGCTCGCCTGGGATCCGACGCTGGCGCCGCGCACCGTGCTCGACGAGTGGATCTCGTTGACCTTCCCGCCGGGCACCACCGCCCACCCGGCGCTGGTGCGCCGGACTCTGCACGAGGTCATGGACGACTCGTGGCGCACGTACGAGCGGTACACCGCGCCGCTGGGGGTGGGGTTCATGGTCCGGCCGGGGGACCACTACGGGCCGGACGTCGACGGGTACGAGTACACGCCGTGGGGCACCTACCACTTCGCGGACCGGGACGGGGTGGGGGTGGACCGCACCCGCGCGACGGGGACCGGGTTCACCGGCCAGTATCCCGAGCCCTGGCGGGAGGTCTACGAGTCGCGGGAGCGGTGCCCCGACGAACTGCTGCTGTTCTTCCACCACGTGCCGTACGGGCACGTGCTGCACAGCGGCAGCACGGTCATCCAGCACATCTACGACACGCACTTCGCCGGGGTGGCCGAGGTGGAGGCGACGTGCCGGCGGTGGCGGCGGCTGTCCGGGCTGGTCGATCCGGTGCTGCACGCCCGGGTGACCGAGCGCCTGGCCGAGCAGGTGCGCTGCGCGCGGGAGTGGCGGGACCAGGTCAACGCGTACTTCCACCGCAAGTCCGGGGTGCCGGACGCGGGTGGCCGGCAGATCCACTGA